CCGTCGACGGAAACCCACTCGTGAGTCTTTGCAAATTTCAGGGATGATGGATCCACTCGTTTCTCCTGGACAATGACGAAGAGTTGTGCTCGTCTGGCAGTTTTTAGTCGTGTTGAGTCAACGCGCCAATGATTACGGGACTTGTTTTTCAGCAGCTCGGTTCGTGCGTCTGATCGCCGGTCGGCTGACAGCCATTACGAAGCTCGATCGACGAGATTTTTTCAATTCTCCGCTGATGTCGGCCCCCTTCGAATTCCGTCTTCAACCAGATCTCCACAATTCGTCCCAGGAGTCGATCCCCCAACATATCAGCGGAAAGACACATGATGTTCGTGTCGTTGTGCCGTCGACTGTATTCAGCGGTGACATCGTCATGGCACGTTGCCGCTCGGACCCCGCGAAACTTGTTCGCAGCGATGCACATCCCGACTCCAGTTCCACAGATCAGGATTCCTCGATCGACCTGACCAGTTGCCACTGCTTCAGCCACCTTCGCTGCAAAATCGGGATAGTCAACGCTCTCATCTTCAAAGGGGCCGAAATCGATCGCTTCGTAACCGATTTCCTCCAATTGAGAAAGAATCTGCCCTTTCACCCGTACGCCGCGATGGTCGCTGGCCAGTGCTACTTTCATTCCAACATCCCTCCAAAAATCGGTCGAAACCGAATCAGATCTGATCACTGAATTCCAGTGCGATCACTCCTCGTCAAATGCTGTCGACAACTTGACACAACCGAGCGATCTAAAACGCAAATGAGTCCCAACAAGAATGCTCTTTCGACACTCATCTCTGCGAACAAAACTGACATCGCCGTCTGATGGCGTGTGAAAATTCTGGAAAATCAGTTCAACTTTTGTTTTAAACCATTTTGATGGTGACTCGTCAGTCCCCTGAATTCGTGACATCCGATGAGGGGCTGCATTTGTTCTTGTGATTCGTCGCCAGCCAGAGATGAAACATCACTAGCTGGGCGTCGACAGTAGATTTTGTAAACAACTCTCAATCTCGGAACGACACCGAGAGTACTCTTCGGGTCCTCCTCCGATTGGATCGGAGACATCCCGCTTTTCGTGTGACAACAATCGTGCCTTTCCTTCCAATTCGGGGAAAGCACCCAAGATTGCTTCGAGATGATGACGAGTCATGGCCAGAATATGGTCGCTGTGGAATAGCAGTTCCTCAGTGACCGGCTGACTCTCATGTGAGCTCAGATCGACTCCCGCTTCTTTAAGCAATTCAATTGCCTCCGGGGCCGCTGGGGCTCCGGGGTATGCTGATAAACCTGCTGAAACGACAGCATATCCGCGATCC
This DNA window, taken from Thalassoglobus sp. JC818, encodes the following:
- the rpiB gene encoding ribose 5-phosphate isomerase B, whose protein sequence is MKVALASDHRGVRVKGQILSQLEEIGYEAIDFGPFEDESVDYPDFAAKVAEAVATGQVDRGILICGTGVGMCIAANKFRGVRAATCHDDVTAEYSRRHNDTNIMCLSADMLGDRLLGRIVEIWLKTEFEGGRHQRRIEKISSIELRNGCQPTGDQTHEPSC